The following proteins come from a genomic window of Frankia casuarinae:
- a CDS encoding pirin family protein, whose translation MSATPSSPGSSTPPAAVPPAATLSTAGPSSATPSSAGPRPQPRIDIRRADDRAATRVGWLDSHHSFSFGHHYDPSNTHHGLLLVNNDDTVAAGTGFETHPHRDMEIVTWVLRGSLVHQDSTGHSGVIYPGLAQRMSAGRGILHSEKNDSWRLDGGGEPHDEPVHFVQMWVAPDRRGIDPGYEQLEIDDELLRGGLVPVASGMARHRGQSAITIRNRFAALCAARLSPGRDVTLPEAPYLHLFVTQGEVTLEGTGVLRAGDAVRFTATGGQRVSASAPAEILVWEMHKAIEDFLG comes from the coding sequence ATGAGCGCCACGCCGTCCTCCCCTGGGTCGTCCACCCCACCGGCCGCGGTCCCACCGGCCGCCACCCTTTCTACCGCGGGCCCGTCTTCCGCCACACCCTCCTCCGCGGGCCCGCGCCCACAGCCCCGGATCGACATTCGCCGGGCGGACGACAGAGCGGCGACGCGCGTCGGCTGGCTCGACTCCCACCACTCCTTCTCGTTCGGCCATCACTACGATCCGTCAAATACCCACCACGGTCTGCTGCTGGTGAACAACGACGACACGGTCGCTGCCGGGACCGGGTTCGAGACCCATCCGCACCGGGACATGGAGATCGTCACCTGGGTCCTGCGCGGATCGCTCGTGCACCAGGACTCCACCGGCCACTCCGGCGTCATCTACCCGGGACTCGCGCAGCGGATGAGCGCCGGTCGCGGGATCCTGCACTCGGAGAAGAACGACTCCTGGCGTCTCGACGGCGGCGGGGAGCCGCATGACGAGCCGGTGCATTTCGTCCAGATGTGGGTCGCGCCGGACCGTCGGGGCATCGACCCCGGCTACGAGCAGCTGGAGATCGACGACGAGCTGCTACGCGGCGGCCTGGTACCGGTAGCGTCCGGGATGGCCAGGCACCGCGGGCAGAGCGCGATCACGATCAGAAACCGGTTCGCGGCCCTGTGCGCCGCCCGGCTCAGCCCTGGTCGGGACGTCACGCTTCCCGAGGCTCCCTACCTGCACCTGTTCGTGACGCAGGGCGAGGTGACGCTGGAGGGGACGGGTGTGCTGCGCGCCGGGGACGCGGTCCGGTTCACCGCAACCGGCGGTCAGCGGGTCAGCGCCTCGGCTCCCGCTGAGATCCTGGTCTGGGAAATGCATAAAGCGATCGAGGATTTTTTGGGATAG
- a CDS encoding integrase: MVAQTTYSLRHACLSGWLAAGVPPTRVAQWAGHTVQMLLTIYAQCIDGDEEICRARIAAALSADSA; the protein is encoded by the coding sequence ATGGTTGCTCAGACTACCTACTCGCTGCGTCACGCCTGCCTGTCCGGCTGGCTGGCGGCGGGTGTCCCGCCGACGCGGGTCGCTCAGTGGGCGGGCCACACGGTTCAGATGCTGCTGACGATCTACGCCCAGTGCATCGACGGGGACGAGGAGATTTGCCGGGCCCGTATCGCGGCTGCCCTGTCGGCCGACAGCGCATGA
- the tnpA gene encoding IS200/IS605 family transposase — protein sequence MSRTVQVGAGGAYDLGYHVVWCPKYRRAVLVGPVRDRLDGLIREKCAEHDWLIVALEIEPDHVHLFVKAHPKHAPSYIANQLKGFTSHVLRGEFAHLRSRLPTLWSRSYFVATVGAVSAETVRRYIDTQNERPWRTGVPR from the coding sequence ATGTCCCGGACGGTGCAGGTCGGCGCGGGTGGCGCCTATGACCTCGGTTACCACGTCGTGTGGTGCCCGAAGTACCGCCGTGCTGTCCTCGTCGGTCCGGTCCGAGACCGGCTTGACGGGCTGATCCGCGAGAAGTGCGCCGAGCATGACTGGCTGATCGTCGCGCTGGAGATCGAGCCCGACCACGTGCACCTGTTCGTGAAAGCTCATCCGAAGCACGCCCCGTCGTACATCGCCAACCAGCTCAAAGGCTTCACGTCCCACGTGCTACGCGGCGAGTTCGCGCACCTGCGCTCCCGGCTGCCCACGCTCTGGTCCCGGTCGTACTTCGTTGCCACCGTCGGCGCGGTGTCCGCCGAGACGGTCCGCCGGTACATCGATACGCAGAACGAGCGGCCGTGGCGCACGGGGGTGCCACGTTGA